One window of Chryseobacterium indologenes genomic DNA carries:
- a CDS encoding META domain-containing protein, with product MKSLYYYLSALVIATFLVVSCKTQTAQKTTTDITGKTWKLTELNGKPIELKNPKNNPHFKLNMDGMRYEGHAGCNGFGGTFEIKPEIMRIKFNQGMSTMMACEDLDIENQFTKAVLAADNYSVNGNTLTLNKARMAPLAKFVLQ from the coding sequence ATGAAAAGTTTATATTATTACTTATCGGCACTTGTAATTGCAACATTCCTTGTTGTTTCATGTAAAACACAAACCGCACAAAAAACGACTACTGATATTACCGGGAAAACCTGGAAACTTACAGAGCTTAACGGGAAACCGATAGAGCTTAAAAACCCTAAAAACAATCCTCATTTCAAACTTAATATGGATGGAATGAGATATGAAGGTCATGCCGGATGTAACGGATTTGGAGGAACTTTCGAGATCAAACCTGAAATCATGAGAATAAAATTCAATCAGGGAATGTCTACGATGATGGCTTGTGAAGATCTGGATATTGAAAACCAGTTTACAAAAGCAGTCCTTGCAGCAGATAACTACTCTGTAAATGGAAACACACTTACTTTAAACAAGGCAAGAATGGCTCCTTTAGCTAAATTTGTTCTTCAATAA
- a CDS encoding efflux RND transporter permease subunit, with product MFKKFIRRPVLSIVISLIIVFMGILSLVKLPVTQFPSISPPKVNITAEYPGANNELLIKSVVIPLERGLNGVPGMKYMTSDAGNDGEASIQIVFDLGTDPNVAAVNVQNRVSSVVNKLPPLVVREGVKITREEPNMLMYINLYSDDPKADQKFLFNYADINVMSELRRVSGVGFADILGTREYAMRIWLKPDRLTAYNISADEVMESLNEQSLEASPGKTGESSGKRSQSFEYVLKYPGRFNNEKDYGNIILKAKPDGESVRLKDVADIEFGSSMYDIYSTLNGKPSAAITVKQSYGSNASDVIKNVKALMKDLEKNNFPKGMHYDISYDVSRFLDASMEKVIHTLFEAFILVAIVVFLFLGDWRSTLIPALAVPVSLVGTFAVMSAFGITLNMISLFALVMAIGVVVDDAIVVIEAVHAKMEEKHLSPLKATEEAMHEISGAIIAITLVMASVFIPIAFMSGPVGVFYRQFSITMASSIILSGVVALTLTPALCALILRNNHGKPKKKTPITIFLDKFNNIFTKGAGKYEKMLNKTVTKKTITLPLLLAFCACTFFLSNSLPSGFIPAEDQGMIYAIIQTPPGSTLERTNQIAKELLRESEDIDGVQSVSSLAGYEILTEGTGSNSGTCLINLKSWEERKESAAEIIEKLEEKAKNIPGANIEFFQPPSVPGYGAAGGFELRLLDKAGSGDYHKMEQVSNDFVKELKKRPELGSAFTFYSASFPQYMLKIDNDLAEQKGVTIEKAMDNLSTLIGSNYETSFIRFDRPYKVIVQAGPQYRALPTDLLKLYVKNDKDQMVPYSDFMRLEKVYGLSEITRHNMYNSAEVSGTPAPGYSSGQAIKAIQEVADKTLPRGFGIDWAGISKDEVSRGNEAVFIFLVCLGFVYLILSAQYESFILPLPVILSLPVGIFGAFLCLKLLGLENNIYAQVAMVMLIGLLGKNAVLIVEFAVQKKAEEGIPVAKAAIEGAAIRFRPILMTSFAFIAGLIPLVIATGPGAVGNRTIGTAAAGGMLIGTIFGLMIIPGLYYIFGTIADKSRLARYEEENPLTEQTEPYEHDGKFED from the coding sequence ATGTTTAAGAAATTCATTCGCAGACCAGTTCTGTCTATAGTAATCTCATTGATTATTGTATTTATGGGGATATTGTCATTGGTAAAACTTCCGGTGACGCAGTTCCCATCCATTTCTCCGCCTAAAGTAAATATTACCGCAGAATATCCGGGAGCTAACAACGAATTGTTGATTAAATCCGTAGTGATCCCTTTAGAAAGAGGGTTAAACGGAGTTCCGGGGATGAAATATATGACCTCGGATGCCGGAAACGACGGGGAAGCTTCCATTCAGATTGTATTTGATCTGGGAACAGATCCCAACGTAGCAGCAGTAAACGTTCAGAACCGTGTATCTTCAGTGGTGAATAAGCTTCCTCCTCTTGTAGTACGTGAAGGGGTAAAGATCACCCGTGAGGAACCTAACATGTTGATGTATATTAACCTGTACAGTGATGATCCTAAAGCTGACCAGAAATTCCTTTTCAACTATGCAGATATTAATGTAATGTCTGAATTGAGAAGGGTAAGTGGTGTTGGTTTTGCTGACATCCTGGGAACCCGTGAATATGCAATGCGTATATGGCTTAAACCGGATAGATTAACAGCTTATAATATTTCAGCTGATGAAGTAATGGAATCTCTGAATGAGCAGAGTTTGGAGGCTTCTCCGGGTAAAACAGGAGAAAGTTCAGGAAAACGCTCGCAGTCATTTGAATATGTATTAAAATATCCGGGTCGTTTCAACAATGAAAAAGATTATGGAAACATTATCCTAAAAGCAAAACCGGATGGTGAATCTGTAAGACTGAAAGATGTTGCAGACATAGAATTCGGAAGTTCCATGTATGATATTTATTCTACATTAAATGGAAAACCTTCTGCGGCGATTACTGTAAAACAATCCTATGGATCTAATGCAAGCGACGTTATCAAAAACGTAAAAGCATTGATGAAGGATCTTGAAAAAAATAACTTCCCTAAAGGAATGCATTATGACATCAGCTATGACGTTTCCAGATTCCTGGATGCCTCTATGGAAAAAGTAATTCATACCTTGTTTGAAGCCTTTATTTTGGTTGCAATTGTGGTATTCCTATTCCTTGGAGACTGGCGTTCAACCTTGATTCCGGCACTAGCCGTTCCGGTTTCATTGGTAGGAACATTTGCGGTGATGTCCGCCTTTGGAATTACCCTGAATATGATTTCCCTCTTTGCCCTGGTAATGGCGATCGGGGTTGTAGTAGATGACGCGATTGTGGTAATTGAAGCTGTTCACGCCAAAATGGAAGAAAAACATCTTTCCCCATTGAAAGCAACAGAGGAGGCAATGCATGAGATCAGTGGAGCGATTATCGCAATTACTTTGGTAATGGCATCCGTATTTATCCCGATTGCATTTATGTCCGGACCGGTTGGGGTATTCTACCGTCAGTTCTCTATTACAATGGCTTCGTCCATTATCTTATCAGGGGTGGTGGCACTTACTTTAACACCGGCATTGTGTGCGTTGATCTTAAGAAATAACCACGGTAAGCCTAAAAAGAAGACTCCGATTACTATTTTCCTTGATAAGTTCAATAATATCTTTACAAAAGGTGCCGGGAAATATGAGAAGATGCTGAATAAAACAGTGACGAAGAAAACAATCACGTTGCCGTTACTGTTAGCATTCTGTGCCTGTACATTCTTCCTGAGTAACTCTTTGCCTTCAGGATTTATTCCGGCTGAAGATCAGGGGATGATCTATGCCATTATCCAGACTCCTCCGGGATCTACATTAGAAAGAACCAATCAGATTGCTAAAGAACTTTTAAGAGAATCTGAAGACATTGATGGTGTACAGTCTGTTTCATCCTTAGCAGGATATGAGATTTTGACAGAAGGTACCGGATCTAACTCGGGAACCTGTCTGATCAACTTGAAAAGCTGGGAAGAACGTAAAGAATCCGCCGCTGAAATCATAGAAAAACTTGAGGAAAAAGCGAAGAATATTCCGGGTGCCAATATAGAATTCTTCCAGCCACCATCCGTTCCCGGATATGGAGCTGCCGGAGGTTTTGAACTTCGTTTACTCGATAAAGCAGGAAGTGGAGACTATCATAAAATGGAACAGGTAAGTAATGACTTTGTGAAGGAGCTTAAGAAGCGTCCGGAACTGGGATCTGCATTTACTTTCTATTCTGCGAGTTTCCCGCAATATATGCTTAAGATTGATAATGATCTTGCAGAACAAAAAGGAGTGACCATTGAAAAAGCGATGGATAACTTATCCACATTAATCGGGTCCAACTATGAGACGAGTTTCATCCGTTTTGACAGGCCTTATAAGGTAATTGTTCAGGCGGGCCCTCAATACCGTGCTCTACCAACAGATCTGTTGAAGCTCTATGTTAAAAATGATAAAGATCAGATGGTTCCTTATTCAGATTTCATGAGATTGGAAAAGGTATATGGATTATCTGAGATTACAAGGCACAATATGTATAACTCTGCAGAGGTGAGTGGAACTCCGGCACCAGGATATAGTAGCGGACAGGCGATTAAGGCAATTCAGGAAGTTGCAGATAAAACACTTCCAAGAGGTTTTGGTATCGACTGGGCAGGTATTTCCAAAGACGAAGTAAGCCGTGGAAATGAAGCCGTATTTATCTTCCTGGTATGTTTAGGATTCGTTTATCTGATTCTTTCGGCACAATATGAAAGTTTTATTCTTCCGCTTCCGGTGATTTTATCCCTTCCGGTTGGTATTTTCGGAGCGTTTTTATGCTTAAAACTTTTAGGATTGGAGAATAACATTTATGCACAGGTAGCGATGGTCATGTTGATTGGACTCTTGGGTAAAAATGCGGTTTTGATTGTCGAGTTCGCTGTACAGAAGAAAGCGGAAGAGGGAATTCCTGTGGCAAAAGCGGCTATTGAAGGTGCTGCCATTCGTTTCCGTCCGATTCTAATGACATCGTTTGCATTTATTGCCGGTTTGATTCCATTGGTTATTGCAACAGGGCCGGGAGCAGTTGGTAACAGAACAATTGGTACTGCAGCAGCAGGAGGGATGTTGATCGGAACCATTTTCGGATTGATGATTATCCCTGGATTGTATTATATCTTCGGAACCATTGCAGACAAGTCCAGACTGGCGAGATATGAAGAAGAGAATCCTTTAACAGAACAAACTGAACCTTATGAACATGATGGAAAATTCGAAGACTAA
- a CDS encoding efflux RND transporter periplasmic adaptor subunit produces MKRVASGIALSALLLAVGCNKKKEEKEEVTVYPVTSPVVMDTVINKEYVAQIQSVKNIEVRAQEKGFLEKIFVDEGQYVQAGQTLFRIMPKLYQAELLKAKAEVEQASIELKNASTLAGNNIVSKNEKAMAKAKLDAANAEMKLAQIHLSFTDIKAPFSGVINRIPLKLGSLVDEGDLLTSLSDNTSIYTYFNVSEPEYLSYQTHAADRGSNQVSLITANGETYSQKGEIQTIEGEFDNETGNIAFRAKFPNPDKLLRNGETGKIQMSMPVHNALIIPQKATYEIQDQKYVFVIDKNGVAKSRNIKIAYELPDLYVVGSGISKGDQILLEGVQKVKDDQKVKTKFQDPKKVLQSLKLKAE; encoded by the coding sequence ATAAAGAGAGTTGCTTCGGGAATTGCGCTGAGTGCCCTTCTGTTGGCGGTTGGCTGCAATAAGAAAAAAGAAGAAAAAGAAGAAGTTACCGTATATCCGGTGACATCTCCTGTAGTAATGGACACTGTAATCAACAAAGAATACGTAGCCCAGATTCAATCTGTAAAAAACATTGAAGTAAGGGCTCAGGAAAAAGGTTTCCTGGAAAAAATCTTTGTAGATGAAGGACAATACGTACAGGCGGGACAGACATTGTTCCGAATCATGCCTAAATTGTACCAGGCAGAATTATTAAAAGCAAAAGCAGAGGTAGAACAGGCTTCTATCGAATTGAAAAATGCAAGTACATTAGCAGGAAACAATATTGTTTCTAAAAATGAAAAAGCAATGGCAAAAGCCAAGCTGGATGCTGCTAATGCTGAAATGAAACTGGCTCAGATCCATCTTTCATTTACTGATATCAAAGCACCGTTCTCTGGTGTTATCAACAGAATTCCTTTGAAACTTGGAAGTCTTGTAGATGAAGGTGATTTGCTGACTTCATTGTCAGATAACACAAGTATCTATACTTACTTTAACGTTTCTGAACCGGAATATTTAAGTTATCAGACTCACGCTGCAGACAGAGGAAGCAATCAGGTATCCCTGATCACAGCGAATGGAGAAACCTATTCGCAGAAAGGTGAAATCCAAACCATAGAAGGAGAATTTGATAACGAAACAGGTAATATTGCGTTCCGTGCCAAGTTCCCGAATCCTGATAAACTTTTAAGAAATGGCGAAACAGGAAAAATACAGATGTCAATGCCTGTTCATAATGCACTCATTATTCCACAGAAAGCTACTTATGAGATTCAGGATCAGAAATACGTATTCGTCATTGATAAAAACGGGGTTGCTAAATCCCGAAATATCAAAATCGCTTATGAACTTCCCGATCTTTATGTAGTAGGTTCAGGAATTTCAAAAGGAGATCAGATTCTTTTGGAAGGAGTTCAGAAAGTGAAGGATGATCAAAAGGTGAAAACAAAATTCCAGGATCCTAAGAAAGTTCTTCAATCATTGAAATTAAAAGCAGAGTAG
- a CDS encoding T9SS type A sorting domain-containing protein: MKKIYLGALSLCAILSISAQEVVWQKDIKSSTQDFLSQVTTTIDQQYLITGSSIQSDKQQASGSKQNNGYDFHLVKLNQQGEEAWEKYFSGSNHDYLSATVTTQDGGFLLAGTSYSGKGLDKKEDSKGGSDIWLIRINEFGDELWQKTLGSSSDEEARAVIQTTDLGFFVAGNVQNSSKGYGSKDVLITKLDKNGKELSQLILGGKGLDEVEKMIPTKDGGALLGIYSRSSEVRVSGSEKGSEMRDAGSVSNVQNSNPVSRNLKQTENFGEGDYWIVKLDKNGKVEWEKNFGGKGDDHVRTLALTSNGFIIGGESRSERSGNKVVGIEEGTDLWLISLNERGDEQWQKSYNFKNRDILMGISVIHSVDDKSSKGILLGGYTQAEGRVETDDETFWILYLDQNGNEQWRKHVKGESRKKEERLSDLKLNRDGSIVLAGTSAEELGKENWKIVKLGDKQVDQLIEKYDIKIYPNPVSDYAYIEIGFDFKDADILLYDMSGRQLQSIKTKNKVTKINTQALVQGAYLVTIKTDNNKTANAKLIKK; this comes from the coding sequence ATGAAAAAAATCTATCTCGGAGCGCTAAGTTTATGCGCTATTCTGAGCATCTCTGCTCAGGAAGTGGTATGGCAGAAAGACATCAAATCCTCTACTCAGGATTTTCTTAGCCAGGTTACTACAACAATCGATCAGCAGTATCTGATAACGGGAAGCTCTATCCAAAGCGATAAGCAGCAAGCCTCAGGCAGCAAGCAAAATAATGGTTACGATTTTCATCTGGTAAAATTGAACCAGCAGGGAGAAGAAGCCTGGGAAAAATACTTCTCGGGATCCAATCATGATTATTTATCAGCTACAGTCACAACACAGGATGGCGGATTTCTTTTAGCCGGAACTTCTTATTCAGGAAAAGGATTGGATAAAAAAGAGGATTCAAAGGGCGGGTCAGATATCTGGCTGATCAGAATCAATGAATTCGGAGATGAATTGTGGCAGAAAACTTTAGGAAGTTCTTCCGACGAAGAAGCAAGGGCTGTGATTCAAACTACAGATTTAGGATTCTTTGTTGCAGGGAATGTTCAAAACTCTTCAAAAGGTTACGGCTCTAAAGACGTTCTGATCACAAAACTAGATAAAAACGGAAAAGAGCTCTCCCAATTAATCTTAGGCGGAAAAGGCTTAGACGAAGTAGAAAAGATGATTCCAACGAAAGATGGAGGAGCATTATTAGGTATTTATTCCAGGAGTTCCGAGGTTCGTGTTTCGGGATCTGAAAAGGGTTCCGAGATGCGAGATGCGGGTTCTGTTTCAAACGTTCAAAACTCGAATCCCGTGTCCCGAAACTTGAAACAAACTGAAAATTTCGGAGAAGGTGATTACTGGATCGTAAAACTCGATAAAAACGGAAAAGTAGAATGGGAAAAGAACTTTGGAGGGAAAGGTGATGATCATGTCAGAACACTAGCTTTGACTTCAAACGGCTTTATCATTGGTGGAGAATCCAGATCGGAAAGATCAGGAAATAAAGTGGTTGGAATTGAAGAAGGAACAGACCTTTGGCTGATTTCTTTAAATGAAAGAGGTGATGAGCAGTGGCAGAAATCTTACAACTTCAAAAATAGGGATATTTTGATGGGAATAAGCGTAATTCATTCTGTAGATGATAAATCTTCCAAAGGAATTTTATTGGGAGGCTATACTCAGGCTGAAGGAAGAGTAGAAACTGATGATGAAACCTTCTGGATACTGTATTTAGATCAGAATGGCAATGAGCAGTGGAGAAAACATGTCAAAGGAGAATCCAGAAAAAAGGAAGAAAGACTTTCTGATTTAAAACTTAATAGAGATGGTTCTATTGTTCTGGCAGGAACCAGTGCAGAAGAATTGGGTAAAGAAAACTGGAAGATCGTAAAGCTAGGAGACAAACAGGTTGATCAGTTAATTGAAAAATATGACATCAAAATTTATCCGAACCCAGTATCAGATTATGCTTATATAGAAATCGGTTTTGATTTTAAAGATGCAGATATCTTATTATATGACATGAGCGGGAGACAGCTTCAGAGTATAAAAACTAAGAATAAAGTGACTAAGATTAATACTCAGGCTTTGGTGCAGGGAGCTTATCTGGTGACGATAAAAACTGATAACAATAAAACGGCGAATGCTAAACTAATCAAGAAATAG
- a CDS encoding multicopper oxidase domain-containing protein produces MKNLLTTILLGLTILSLTACKHPGKEAETITAAAPENTDEIFKDVYVDSYGEKIEVTINNTKNTATIHLNGKTFDLKKSDALPEYTASNEEYQYSDIKGNITFLKKNVDMVLFHLKQAKKESGPAKMASY; encoded by the coding sequence ATGAAAAATTTATTAACAACAATCCTTCTGGGATTGACCATTCTTTCCCTAACAGCGTGTAAACATCCCGGAAAAGAAGCTGAAACCATTACCGCTGCTGCTCCCGAAAACACAGACGAAATTTTCAAAGATGTGTATGTTGACAGCTATGGAGAAAAGATAGAAGTAACGATCAACAACACTAAAAATACCGCAACAATACATTTAAACGGTAAAACTTTTGACCTTAAAAAAAGTGATGCTTTACCTGAATATACAGCCTCCAATGAAGAGTATCAATATTCTGATATTAAGGGAAATATAACTTTCCTTAAAAAGAATGTAGACATGGTACTGTTCCATCTTAAACAGGCAAAAAAAGAGTCTGGTCCGGCAAAAATGGCATCGTATTAG
- a CDS encoding SemiSWEET transporter, translating into MDVNVLGIIAGFLTSVSMIPQLVKVIKEKNVEDISLVMLLVLISGLSLWVWYGIKKDELPIILSNGFAVLVNISLLICYFIYNKKK; encoded by the coding sequence ATGGACGTAAATGTATTAGGGATCATTGCCGGTTTTCTTACTTCGGTTTCGATGATTCCGCAGCTTGTAAAGGTGATCAAAGAAAAGAATGTGGAAGATATTTCTCTGGTCATGCTTTTGGTTCTTATTTCGGGACTTTCGCTGTGGGTCTGGTATGGGATAAAAAAAGACGAACTGCCTATTATTTTATCTAATGGATTTGCCGTTCTGGTCAATATCAGCCTACTGATCTGTTATTTTATTTACAATAAAAAGAAGTAG
- a CDS encoding TolC family protein → MNMMENSKTKNIITAIALSLVLASCKAPMATVIKDEVKENIPQNFNQEEQQDANNNSGTTPWRQFFTDPNLVTLIETALKNNQELLITLQEIEIAKSGVLAKKGRLTPTVSAGIGAGLKKAGRYTSEGAGDATTEIEPGKEMPDPLGNFEAGLNASWEIDIWKKLRTEKESAVAHYLSTVEGKNFVLSNLIEEVADNYYELLALDNQLDIIQQYIKLQQRALEISKIQKEAAAATELAVKKFEAELAKSKAAEYTIRQQITEKENEINALLGRYPQPIVRTKENFMSTIPPTVYTGIPSQLLANRPDIKQAELELKASKLDVEAARKEFYPSLEISATLGLEAFKPSYLVKLPESIAYNLAGELAGPLINKSAIKANFQTADAKQVQALYEYDKTILNAYLDVANLMSKVKNIDQYYQLKSQETKALDQSIDIANQLFRNSRADYLEVLLNQRDALDAKMELIEAKQKQLSTVVDIYKSLGGGWK, encoded by the coding sequence ATGAACATGATGGAAAATTCGAAGACTAAAAATATAATCACAGCCATTGCCTTATCACTTGTACTTGCAAGTTGTAAGGCGCCCATGGCGACTGTCATAAAAGACGAGGTAAAAGAAAATATTCCTCAGAACTTTAATCAGGAAGAACAGCAGGATGCAAATAACAATAGCGGAACAACTCCATGGAGACAGTTCTTTACGGATCCAAATCTGGTAACGCTGATCGAAACAGCATTAAAAAATAATCAGGAACTATTAATTACCCTTCAGGAAATTGAAATTGCTAAAAGTGGTGTTTTAGCTAAAAAAGGAAGGCTTACTCCAACTGTTTCAGCAGGAATAGGAGCCGGACTAAAAAAAGCAGGGCGTTATACCAGTGAAGGAGCGGGTGATGCCACTACAGAAATAGAACCTGGAAAAGAAATGCCTGATCCGCTGGGAAATTTTGAAGCAGGATTAAATGCAAGCTGGGAAATTGATATCTGGAAAAAACTCAGAACCGAAAAAGAATCTGCAGTTGCCCATTATCTTTCTACCGTAGAAGGCAAAAACTTTGTCCTGTCTAATCTTATTGAAGAAGTTGCTGATAATTATTATGAATTGTTGGCCCTTGATAATCAATTAGATATTATACAGCAGTATATCAAGCTTCAGCAGAGAGCGTTGGAAATTTCCAAAATTCAGAAAGAAGCTGCGGCTGCAACGGAACTGGCGGTGAAAAAATTTGAAGCAGAATTGGCGAAATCTAAGGCTGCTGAATATACGATCCGTCAGCAAATTACTGAGAAGGAAAACGAAATTAATGCCCTGTTAGGAAGATATCCACAACCTATTGTGAGAACAAAGGAAAACTTTATGTCTACGATTCCTCCTACAGTCTATACCGGAATTCCATCACAGTTATTGGCAAACCGTCCTGATATCAAGCAGGCAGAACTGGAATTGAAAGCATCAAAGCTGGATGTGGAAGCAGCAAGAAAAGAGTTTTATCCTTCTTTGGAAATTTCTGCGACATTAGGACTGGAGGCTTTCAAACCATCTTATCTTGTTAAATTGCCTGAATCCATTGCTTACAATCTGGCAGGTGAATTGGCAGGACCGCTTATTAACAAAAGCGCCATAAAAGCGAATTTCCAGACAGCAGATGCAAAACAGGTTCAGGCATTGTACGAATATGATAAAACCATTTTGAACGCTTATCTGGATGTTGCCAATCTGATGTCAAAGGTTAAAAATATAGATCAGTATTATCAACTGAAATCTCAGGAAACTAAAGCCCTGGACCAGTCTATTGATATTGCCAATCAGTTATTCCGTAATTCCAGAGCAGATTATCTTGAAGTTCTTTTGAACCAAAGAGATGCTTTGGATGCCAAAATGGAACTTATTGAGGCAAAACAAAAACAGCTCAGCACAGTAGTTGACATCTATAAAAGTTTAGGTGGAGGCTGGAAATAA